In the Acidobacteriota bacterium genome, one interval contains:
- a CDS encoding ornithine cyclodeaminase, with product MSHSLRFISAEDVDKALSMPAAITAVRQAFIDLSGGDADVPLRTPLALADGGAALFMPVHLLRDKRLGLKVVTVVPENVERNLPTIQALVVVFDAETGMPLAVMDGEHLTAVRTGAASGVATEALARKDAAVAAVIGAGVQGIRQLEAVCCVRTIREALVFDSDRNRAEAFATEMRRRLGRTVRVLDNVAAVFAADVVCTSTWSGRPVVSDADIASGTHVNAIGAYKPDMREIPGETMGRSTVFVDSREACLAEAGDLVMAMGEGHIDPAASPAEIGEVLSGSRAGRTDDSEITIFKSVGNAVQDLAVAGLVLEEAGRLELGTEVAL from the coding sequence ATGAGTCACAGTTTGCGGTTCATTTCGGCTGAGGATGTCGACAAGGCTCTGTCGATGCCGGCGGCGATCACGGCAGTGCGCCAGGCGTTCATCGATCTCTCCGGCGGCGATGCGGATGTACCGTTGCGGACGCCGCTGGCTCTGGCCGATGGGGGCGCCGCCCTCTTCATGCCGGTTCACCTGTTGCGGGACAAGCGCCTGGGCCTCAAAGTGGTGACGGTCGTCCCGGAAAACGTCGAGCGCAACCTGCCGACGATCCAGGCTCTGGTCGTGGTTTTCGACGCCGAGACGGGCATGCCGCTGGCAGTGATGGACGGTGAGCACCTGACCGCAGTGCGGACCGGTGCCGCCTCCGGGGTCGCGACCGAGGCGCTGGCGCGGAAGGATGCGGCTGTGGCGGCGGTGATCGGTGCCGGCGTCCAGGGGATACGCCAGCTCGAAGCTGTGTGCTGTGTGCGGACCATCCGCGAAGCGCTGGTCTTCGATAGCGACCGCAATCGGGCGGAGGCCTTTGCCACTGAAATGCGGCGTCGACTCGGACGGACGGTGCGGGTGTTGGACAACGTGGCCGCGGTCTTTGCAGCAGACGTCGTATGCACTTCCACCTGGAGCGGTCGCCCGGTGGTGAGCGACGCGGATATTGCGAGTGGTACGCACGTCAACGCGATTGGCGCCTACAAACCGGATATGCGCGAAATCCCGGGCGAGACAATGGGCCGATCGACCGTTTTCGTCGACTCTCGCGAGGCATGCCTGGCCGAGGCCGGAGACCTGGTGATGGCGATGGGGGAGGGACACATCGACCCGGCGGCGTCCCCGGCCGAAATCGGTGAGGTGTTGTCGGGCTCGCGCGCGGGGCGCACCGATGATTCGGAGATCACCATCTTCAAGTCGGTCGGCAACGCAGTTCAGGATCTGGCGGTTGCCGGCCTGGTGCTCGAAGAGGCCGGCCGCCTGGAGCTTGGCACGGAGGTGGCGCTGTGA